One genomic segment of Bremerella alba includes these proteins:
- the recJ gene encoding single-stranded-DNA-specific exonuclease RecJ — protein MDATWRILPHDMSIVRALERAASIPPVVAQLLVCRGIRDAEAAREFLDAKLSGLRDPELLPGVKEAAAVIHAAAHADKKIIIYGDYDADGITSTAILYRCLKLMGASVSYYVPNRIDEGYGLNNEALTKLAERGTDLVITVDCGIASVAEADHAKELGLELIITDHHEMAERLPAASVIVHPRLPGTNYPFGGLCGAGVALKLAWAMCQLECDSKRVTDRYKNYLLSAVGLASIGTVADVVPLTDENRLLVRHGLNCLREFPVPGVSALAKVTNLNDKPYLASDDIGFTLAPRLNAAGRLGQAQLGIELLTTDSNERAAALADYLHQLNDSRSSLERSVQLAANKQIKDEFDPENDSALVLAGHGWHPGIIGIVAGRLSDKYNRPVVMIALDEAGVKHGVGSCRSANGLNLHEALQACDHLLLGHGGHAAAAGLQIDEAQIENFRHEFCEYAAANVTDEDRVAELVIDAEAPFTQLTKQIVQQIDQLGPFGQSNPRPLMCATGAKLAAPPKKIGGGERHLAIQLEHHGVKIRGVAFGRGEWADELEATDGPLDIAYHPVINTFRGRSNVELHLVAWKPTESKIPAHHSG, from the coding sequence ATGGATGCTACTTGGCGAATTCTTCCGCACGATATGTCCATCGTTCGCGCCCTGGAACGAGCCGCTAGTATTCCTCCGGTGGTTGCCCAATTGCTGGTTTGCCGAGGCATACGCGATGCGGAAGCTGCCCGCGAGTTTCTCGATGCCAAGCTTTCAGGCCTGCGAGATCCCGAGCTTCTCCCAGGCGTCAAAGAAGCCGCCGCCGTGATTCACGCCGCTGCGCACGCAGACAAAAAGATCATCATCTACGGCGACTACGACGCCGACGGGATCACGTCGACCGCAATTCTATACCGATGCCTGAAGCTGATGGGAGCGTCCGTATCGTACTACGTTCCTAACCGCATCGATGAAGGCTACGGCCTGAACAACGAGGCCTTAACCAAGCTGGCCGAGCGCGGGACCGACCTGGTAATTACTGTCGATTGCGGCATTGCCAGTGTGGCCGAGGCCGACCATGCCAAAGAGCTTGGCCTGGAACTCATAATCACCGACCACCACGAAATGGCTGAGCGACTCCCTGCGGCGTCGGTTATCGTGCATCCACGCCTTCCGGGGACGAACTATCCCTTCGGCGGATTATGCGGGGCTGGTGTTGCCTTGAAGCTGGCCTGGGCGATGTGCCAGCTGGAATGCGATTCGAAGCGAGTCACCGATCGCTACAAGAATTATTTACTGTCTGCTGTGGGATTGGCATCCATCGGCACAGTCGCGGATGTCGTGCCCCTGACCGATGAAAACCGGCTGTTAGTACGCCACGGTTTGAATTGCCTCCGCGAGTTCCCTGTGCCTGGGGTGAGTGCTTTGGCTAAAGTCACCAACCTCAACGATAAGCCTTACTTGGCCAGCGACGATATTGGTTTCACGCTGGCCCCACGGCTCAACGCGGCCGGAAGACTTGGGCAAGCGCAGTTGGGAATTGAGTTGCTAACGACCGATTCCAACGAACGAGCCGCTGCCTTGGCCGACTACCTGCATCAGCTCAACGATAGTCGCTCGAGTCTCGAGCGAAGCGTTCAGTTGGCCGCCAACAAACAGATCAAAGACGAGTTCGATCCAGAAAACGATTCTGCGTTAGTCCTCGCCGGCCACGGCTGGCACCCAGGCATCATCGGTATTGTCGCTGGCCGACTTTCCGACAAGTACAATCGCCCGGTGGTCATGATCGCGTTGGATGAAGCTGGCGTAAAACATGGGGTCGGCTCCTGCCGCTCGGCGAATGGATTGAACCTGCACGAAGCCCTCCAGGCATGCGATCACTTGCTGCTGGGTCATGGTGGTCACGCCGCGGCAGCCGGTCTGCAAATCGATGAAGCGCAGATCGAAAACTTCCGCCACGAGTTCTGCGAATACGCTGCTGCAAACGTCACCGACGAAGACCGCGTCGCCGAACTAGTGATCGACGCCGAAGCCCCGTTCACTCAATTGACCAAACAAATCGTCCAACAGATCGACCAGCTAGGCCCCTTCGGCCAAAGCAACCCGAGACCACTGATGTGCGCCACAGGAGCCAAGCTGGCAGCTCCACCCAAAAAGATCGGCGGCGGCGAACGGCATCTGGCCATTCAACTAGAACACCACGGAGTCAAAATCCGAGGAGTCGCGTTCGGTCGAGGCGAGTGGGCCGACGAACTAGAAGCCACCGATGGCCCGCTGGACATCGCCTATCACCCAGTCATCAACACATTCCGAGGCCGCAGCAACGTAGAGCTTCACCTGGTTGCCTGGAAACCCACCGAGTCAAAAATCCCCGCCCACCATTCCGGTTGA
- the rpmG gene encoding 50S ribosomal protein L33, producing the protein MAKKSKKAETVFLVCEESGDYNYSLRRKPGGEKLRLKKYCARLRKHTVHVEKKK; encoded by the coding sequence ATGGCCAAAAAGAGCAAGAAAGCTGAAACCGTATTTCTCGTTTGCGAAGAGTCGGGCGACTATAACTACTCGCTCCGCCGCAAACCTGGTGGCGAAAAGCTTCGCCTGAAGAAGTACTGTGCCCGTCTGCGTAAGCACACGGTTCACGTTGAAAAGAAGAAATAA